DNA from Daucus carota subsp. sativus chromosome 1, DH1 v3.0, whole genome shotgun sequence:
ATGACCACATCTCATTGGTCATAGGTATTGTGatactaaagtcaagaacataggTGCATGTCTCAATGCATGGCACTGGAAAGACCCAttgtgagattttacatgtttataagTGTCATAAGAAAtcctcactgtgataatgatgtaatgatcccctgacttgaaatcattatatttcgatacgagaattaatatactttgattACACTCAAAGTTACCTTTAACCGGGTGATGATAAAGGTGGACATTGGGCATGTtttgaatcgtatgagaaatatgaatgatagatagaggatttaaccctccttttgttaggagtgatattattggccccttgattgagtgagactataaaatgcatggccgtgctcaaatattgatttgtttaatagtctactcattgatcaaggaaatttggATTAAACGTTttaagaggatgacacaatgcATGCCTCGAGTTTGATCTAtgatataaggttaaagggattatattacattgtacattattcacaaaaaaaaaggtttaattggatcaccaattattattattacttgggtagcaatgatgtattactagatgccgctcattgtttataattttattattggatattaaaattattgccaacgtaataataacctaaagggttaCACATATAGAACGTTTAAAAAGgagatttaatttaaattttgaatttaaattaaatgattaaatttgaaataaattgtttaattgagctggtcttaattaaataaatagaatttcgaatttaatattaaaaaccaAAATCAGCTTGGGTTTGAAGAAGCCCAAAACCGATTTAGGGTTTTAAGCCCAAATCTCTCCCCTATATATACATTATGATGTATAACTTTAGGGTTAGGTGTTAAAAATCGTTTTTAGCAAAAAACCTAGCAGCTCTAtatcaagagaggctagagagagagagagagagagatttgaggGCTTGATtatcggctagtaccggctccggtgattgTTGGACAATCAAGCGTTCGTGTGGACTAATTAGAGACGCGGATCTTGGATCAAGGACTGCGTGATGATTGCATACAAGGACCTCTATTTTCATATTCGATCAAGCTTTTAAAAGGTTAGATTTCGTTTCTCCATAATCAGCCATGTATTGTACACGGATCCTAGGGTTAgggtttcatttttttttaattttttcgatTATTTTCGCTGCGTTTTTACCTCGAAACCCaacaatggtatcagagctacgtgTACAAGGGGCTGATTTGGTTACGTGTTTACTGTATTCGATGCatgtatgcatgttttatgAATCTGTCTTCATATGCTTAAGAGATATGTTGATCAGTTTATGTTATATCGCTGATACATGATTCTGTTATGCTTAATATTATGATTTGATGACAGTATGCGATTTGTATCTTATTCATGTAGTCTGGTTTATATGGTGATATAAACTGTTGGACTGATCATGTTTTGATGTGATCAGTAAACTGGGATGTGATTCGATTGTATATGATACATGCTTATAAACTGTATATGATGCAGTGGTGACAGAGACTAAAAGATATGATCTATTATTCcgaaattgatgatttttgaATAGCACTAGTCTTCTGGAATCAAAAATTTTCGAGCTGACCTGGCAGCTCGACCCCAGCCCGGGGCTGCCACCCCCGGACCCCGCCCGGGGCTGCCGCCCCGGACCCTTCCcaggggctgccgcccccggacccccgctgtttatattttttttgctctTATTTGTTTACTTGAGCATGGTGCTGGTTATGGCCTTATGACCCTTAGAGTAATGGTTTGTTGTTTATGGTTTTGGTTTTGTAAATACGGCTTGCATGTCGTTTTCTTCATTCTTGTAATTATTTGatctcgaatgtaactcgagtttTATTATGTAAGTATATTAGTATAGGTTGTATTCCATTATTCAATGTAATGTACTTGAAGATTGGAGGACCATCCATGAGGAGGAGCAACCAAGGAGAATGAAGATTTGTTCTGTTTTTCACCATAGATTGACCTTGATCCTTTCATTAGCTTGAAAGGATCATATAGgataaaggccataaccaaGCACATTTACTACtactgcactttacatatatgatgtATGAGATGATACTATGTATGCGTAGTTATATagatgcatgcttaattagattaagatgtATGTATTAGATACGACACCCATGTCAtgcttgtttaaacaagataaaatctgtaacgattcaagattttaaaattttaaacaacgatcatgagattctTGTGTTTATGAAACATGGAATTTTTTTATGGATTTTCGATATTTaatgagaggaagattccgtcagatttggggtttttaagtaCAGCCGGTGTGTCAACACCTCTGAtcgggttttcaaccaatcaaagaatattgatttgaaataattaattcaaggaaaaattgagAATCTCTTTATGATGGGATCATGGTCGTTTTAACTAAATccctaaattaaaaatattaagttattCAGATGCCTTCCAATGATTAATACTCGTCAAGATCTAGATTGAGAAAGAGTAGGTTTGCCAACGCAAAGTGCTCTCATCAATCATGGGAACACGTGATAAGTATATGTACTTATTGTACTGAATCATTGGGTCTAACTTAACTAAATCATCACAAtaggattgtggatttagaggcATACAGTTTGGTGAGATTTATTGGATAAATGTGTACAAAAGGTTGTTCCACCAAAACTATCCaagagttatatttgatataattgacaaatgttGTCTACCTAAATAGTCATGTTTTGGGAGTATTAGCCTACGCTAACTTAAAACATggatgaaatatggatcttggctcactagaaagatttagagaaatgctttccgaattgatagttagggctattgatttgaaaaaaaatagtgggagatatatattATGAATGTATATGACAATCACTTgaacataattaaatatctaCAGACTAACtaattttatgcattttaaCATTGTAGATATCTAATGGCAAACAACACAAATAACTTCTCTGTGcgatcagtccttgagaaggaCAAGCTGACAGGAACCAACTTCCTTGATTGGTTTaggaatttgaggattgtcctcaGGCAGGAGCGAAAGCTTCATGTCATTGAAATTTCTGCTCCTGCTGAGAATGCAACTCGTGCTCAGCAAAATGCTTATCAGAAGCATATTGATGATGCGAATGATGTTGCATGTCTCATGCTAGCAACCATGAGTGCTGAGCTTCAAAAACAACATGAGCATATGGATGCTTATGAAATGATTGAACACCTTCAAAGAATGTTTGAGGGACAAGCTCGTCAAGAAAGGTTCGACACGAGCAAAGCACTGTATGCTTGCAAACAGGGAGAGCGTGAACCTGTTCAACCACATGTTCTAAAGATGATAGGTTATCTCGAGTATTTAGATACTTTGGGTTTCCCGATTGGTGCGGAAGCTCAGATTGATTTAATCTTGCAATCTTTGAACAACAACTATGCTCATTTTGTCATGAACtacaatatgaatgagataGACAAAACACCCACTGAATTGTTGGCTATGTTACGAACTGCTGAAGCCAACATGAAAAAGGCTGAGCCTGCCTCCATAATGATGGTGGGCAATAAAGGCAAGGCTAAAGGGAAAGGCAAATGGAAGGGAAAGAAGAAGATTGGATCTACTTCTGCTCCCAAGCCAAAGGCTAATCCCAAACAGGCTTTGAAGCTTAAGGGTGCTATTGCAAAGGGTGATTGTCACTTCTGTGGTAAACCAGGTCATTGGAAGAGGAActgtcatgcttatttggaggatctgaagaagaagaaggctgctgcagcttctgattcaggtatttatgttatagagGTCAATTTGTCTACTTCTACAtcatgggtattagatactggatgtggttctcacatttgtatAAATGTGCAGGAACTACAAAGGAGTAGGACCTTGGCTAAAGGAGAGGTCGACCTACGAGTTGgcaatggagcaaaggttgcTGCTTTGGCTGTAGGGACTTATTATTTATCATTGcccactgggcttattttagaacttgagaactgtttttacgtgcctgcgatttgcagaaacattatttctgtttcttgtttggacaagaaaggGTTTTATTTTACTATTCAGAACAGTAGTTGTTCCTTTGGTTTGAATAATGTTACCTATGGGGTTGCACGTTTATTTAatggtttatatgttcttgatctTGATAATCCTGTCTATAATGTAAACAACAAACGTATTAAATCTAGTGACTCAAATCAAACATACCTCTGGCATTGTCGTTTAGGTCATATTAATGAGAAACGCATTTCCAAGttacataaagatggatacttggataagtttgattttgaatcatacgaaGAATGTGAACCTTGTCTCATTGGCAAAATGACTAAAGCTCCTTTTACTGGAACTGGTGAAAGGGCCACCAAACGATTGGAACTTATACATAGTGATGTGTGTGGTCCAATGCGTGCGATGGCAAGAGGTGGTttttactacttcataacatttattgatgattttagtagatatggatatgtgtatcttatgaaGAACAAATCCGACtcttttgaaaagttcaaagaatACAAAGTTGAAGTAGAGAAACAAACTACTGGAAGTATTAAGGctctacgatctgatcgtggaggtgaatacttaagccaTGAATTTAAAAGtttcttaaaagagtgtggtattgtatcacaactCCCTCCTCCCGGAACACCACAATGGAATGGTGTTTCTGAGAGGAGGAATcgtaccttgttggacatggtgcgatcagtgatgagtcatgcagatcttccaattaGTTTCTGGGGTTATGCCCTAGAGACGGCTGCTTATACACTTAACCGAGTTCCTACTAAAACGGTTCAGAAGACTCCGTATGAGATATGGACTGAAAAACGTCATAGcatgtcatttatgaaaatttggggatgtgaggcgtttgtgaaacgtcTAACTTCTGACAAGCTAGGACCTAAATCagataaatgtaattttatgGGATACCCGATTGAAACAAGGGGTTATTCTTTCTATAATCCTACTGagaacaaagtgtttgttgctCGAACCGCTGTATTCCTTGAAAGGGAGATGCTTTCTAAGAAAACTAGTGGGAGGATAATAGACCTCGATGAAGTTCGAGAACCACAAGATAGCATTGAACCAGAGCAGGAACCTGAGCAGAATGTACAAGAAAACAATACTGCTCAAGAAACACAAGTTTTTCGTAGGTCTAATAGGATTCGCTATGAGCCCGAGAGATATTATGGATTTCTCTTGACTCAAGATGGTGATGTGATGCTTGTGGATCAAGATGAGCCTATCACCTACCAAGACGCTATGAACAATCCAGATTCTGAGAGATGGCTGGAAgccatgaaatctgagatggaatccatgtatgaaaaccaagtatggactttggttgatttacccgagGGAGTTAAACCCATAGGGTGTAAATGGGTTTTTAAGAAgaaaaccgacatggatggaaatgtcCAGACCTATAAGGCACGACTAGTAGCGAAAGGTTTCAAACAaattcatggtattgactatgatgaaactttctcaccagttgctatggtcaaatccatcaggattttgcttgcaatatctgcttactatgactatgaaatttggcaaatggatgtcaaaaccgcTTTCTTGAATGGAAGTCTAGAAAaggatgtgtatatgacacaacctgaaggttt
Protein-coding regions in this window:
- the LOC108213390 gene encoding uncharacterized protein LOC108213390; the protein is MIGYLEYLDTLGFPIGAEAQIDLILQSLNNNYAHFVMNYNMNEIDKTPTELLAMLRTAEANMKKAEPASIMMVGNKGKAKGKGKWKGKKKIGSTSAPKPKANPKQALKLKGAIAKGDCHFCGKPGHWKRNCHAYLEDLKKKKAAAASDSGTTKE